From the genome of Hymenobacter cellulosilyticus, one region includes:
- a CDS encoding helix-turn-helix domain-containing protein produces the protein MSEIAYELGFAYPSHFTKLFKSKTGQSPRDFRQG, from the coding sequence GTGAGCGAAATTGCCTACGAGCTGGGCTTTGCCTATCCTTCGCACTTCACCAAGCTCTTCAAAAGCAAAACCGGCCAGTCCCCGCGCGACTTCCGGCAAGGCTAG
- a CDS encoding organic hydroperoxide resistance protein: MTEIPAIITPYDAGQATSIGGRDGRIVSDNGALALELTLPRHLGGRERAGASNPEQLFAAGYAACFGNLLMGMARQQKLRVGEITVDAHVAMGGTADRKAQLAARLAVNLPDLSQAQAEELVAQAHENCPYSRAVRGNIAVDITVTTHPAGRSDKPMRALLTLVHTNGGYFYFYAKASWFFRRSRFLMDQQFGLGADRRTLRASGAWESVGFSSWHYALIKSIQVFRGRERWKIGLVISRSQVPGGRDFPEKEVIGFTAHILSPNA, from the coding sequence ATGACCGAAATACCCGCCATCATCACCCCGTACGACGCCGGCCAAGCCACCTCCATCGGCGGGCGCGACGGCCGCATTGTCTCCGACAACGGCGCGCTCGCGCTGGAACTCACCCTGCCGCGCCACTTGGGCGGCCGCGAGCGGGCGGGCGCCAGTAACCCCGAGCAGCTGTTTGCCGCTGGCTACGCCGCCTGCTTCGGCAACCTGCTCATGGGCATGGCCCGCCAGCAAAAGCTGCGGGTGGGCGAAATCACGGTGGATGCCCACGTGGCGATGGGCGGCACCGCCGACCGCAAGGCTCAACTGGCCGCCCGCCTGGCCGTCAACCTGCCCGACTTGAGCCAAGCCCAGGCGGAGGAACTCGTGGCGCAGGCACACGAGAACTGCCCCTACTCGCGGGCCGTGCGGGGCAACATCGCCGTGGACATCACCGTGACAACCCACCCGGCGGGGCGTAGCGACAAACCCATGCGCGCATTGCTCACGTTAGTTCACACAAACGGTGGTTACTTTTATTTCTATGCAAAAGCCAGTTGGTTCTTTCGTCGTAGTCGATTCCTTATGGATCAACAATTTGGGTTGGGTGCTGATAGGAGAACCCTCAGGGCAAGCGGAGCCTGGGAATCAGTTGGTTTTTCCAGCTGGCACTACGCTTTAATCAAGTCCATACAAGTGTTTAGGGGGCGTGAAAGGTGGAAAATTGGGCTTGTCATCAGTCGTAGCCAAGTACCAGGTGGGCGCGATTTCCCCGAAAAGGAAGTTATCGGGTTCACGGCTCACATCCTGTCACCAAATGCCTGA
- a CDS encoding SDR family NAD(P)-dependent oxidoreductase — protein sequence MSKVLFITGTSKGFGRIWAEAALAQGHQVVATARDINSLSELTSRYGAAVLPLALDVTDRDACVAAVTQAQAHFGRLDVLISNAGYGHFGYVEEITEDEARQQLETNVFGSLWVIQAVLPIMRAQQQGHIIQVSSIGGVMAFPNLGIYHASKWAVEGLCESLSQEVKPLNIHVTLVEPGATPPTGDLLGRTQRAEPRVRISARRHAAAHGR from the coding sequence ATGAGCAAAGTACTTTTCATCACCGGCACGTCCAAAGGATTTGGGCGCATTTGGGCCGAAGCTGCCCTGGCGCAGGGCCACCAGGTCGTGGCCACGGCCCGCGACATCAACTCCCTATCCGAGCTGACGAGCCGCTACGGCGCGGCCGTGTTGCCCCTGGCACTGGACGTAACCGACCGCGACGCCTGTGTGGCGGCGGTCACCCAGGCTCAGGCACACTTCGGCCGCCTCGACGTGTTGATTTCCAACGCCGGTTACGGCCACTTTGGCTACGTCGAAGAAATCACGGAGGACGAAGCCCGGCAGCAACTGGAAACCAACGTCTTCGGTTCGCTGTGGGTTATCCAGGCGGTGCTGCCCATCATGCGCGCCCAGCAGCAGGGGCACATCATTCAGGTGTCGAGCATCGGCGGTGTCATGGCCTTTCCGAACCTGGGCATCTACCACGCCTCGAAGTGGGCCGTGGAAGGCTTGTGCGAAAGCCTGAGCCAGGAAGTAAAGCCCCTCAACATTCACGTCACCTTGGTAGAGCCGGGGGCTACGCCACCGACTGGGGACCTCCTCGGCCGTACACAGCGCGCCGAACCCCGCGTACGAATCTCAGCGCGCCGCCATGCAGCAGCGCATGGCCGGTAG
- a CDS encoding radical SAM protein: MPERPYTYYDFTLSLCPHCLRRIEAKIVFEDGQVFMLKRCPTHGRQKVRIATDVKYYKSIRNYVKPSETPRRFNTATHYGCPYDCGLCTDHEQHSCLTVIEITDRCNLTCPTCYAESSPHHGRHRTLEEVEAMIDVLVLNEGEPDVVQISGGEPTLHPQFWEILDMCKRKPIKHLMVNTNGVRLAKDEEFVARLATYAGAFEVYLQFDSFRENVLLTMRGRDLREVRLKALEHLNKYNLSTTLVVTLQKGLNDDEMGSIIDFALKQRCVRGVTFQPTQAAGRLDNFNPETDSFSLTEVRQGIIAQSPVFTAADLLPVPCNPDALAMAYALKLEGEVYPLTRYIDPAELLTNSSNTIVYERDPRLRQHMLRLFSTANTVDTVVPDLNQLLCCLPQVSAPNLSYENLFRVIILQFMDAWNFDVRAVKKSCVHIVSKDLKIIPFETMNIFYRDPEKLARLEELRAERIDII, from the coding sequence ATGCCCGAACGTCCTTATACCTATTACGACTTTACCCTTAGCCTGTGTCCGCACTGCCTACGCCGCATCGAGGCCAAAATCGTCTTCGAAGACGGGCAGGTATTCATGCTCAAGCGCTGCCCCACCCACGGCCGGCAAAAGGTGCGCATCGCCACCGATGTAAAGTATTATAAGAGCATCCGCAACTACGTGAAGCCCAGCGAAACGCCGCGCCGCTTTAACACCGCCACCCACTACGGCTGCCCCTACGACTGCGGCCTCTGCACCGACCACGAGCAACACAGCTGCCTGACGGTCATTGAAATAACCGACCGCTGCAACCTGACCTGCCCCACCTGCTACGCCGAAAGCAGCCCCCACCACGGCCGGCACCGCACCCTGGAGGAAGTCGAGGCCATGATAGACGTACTGGTGCTCAACGAAGGGGAGCCCGACGTGGTCCAGATATCCGGCGGGGAGCCCACGCTGCACCCGCAGTTCTGGGAAATTCTGGATATGTGCAAGCGCAAGCCCATCAAGCACCTGATGGTGAACACCAACGGCGTGCGCCTGGCCAAGGACGAAGAATTTGTGGCCCGGCTGGCTACCTACGCCGGGGCTTTCGAGGTGTATCTGCAGTTCGACTCCTTTCGCGAAAACGTGCTGCTCACCATGCGGGGCCGCGACCTGCGCGAAGTCCGCCTCAAGGCCCTGGAGCACCTGAACAAGTACAACCTGAGCACCACGCTCGTCGTGACCCTGCAAAAGGGCCTCAACGACGACGAAATGGGCAGCATCATTGACTTTGCCCTGAAGCAACGCTGCGTGCGCGGCGTCACGTTTCAGCCCACCCAGGCCGCTGGCCGCCTTGACAACTTCAACCCCGAAACCGACTCGTTTTCCCTGACCGAGGTGCGTCAGGGCATCATTGCCCAAAGCCCGGTATTTACGGCCGCCGACTTGCTGCCCGTGCCCTGCAACCCCGACGCCCTGGCCATGGCCTACGCCCTCAAGCTGGAAGGCGAGGTCTACCCGCTGACCCGCTACATCGACCCCGCCGAGCTGCTCACCAACAGCAGCAACACCATCGTGTACGAGCGGGACCCCCGCCTGCGCCAGCACATGCTCCGCCTTTTCAGCACGGCCAACACTGTCGATACCGTGGTGCCCGACCTCAACCAGCTGCTTTGCTGCCTGCCCCAGGTGTCGGCGCCCAATCTGAGCTACGAAAACCTGTTCCGGGTCATTATCCTGCAGTTTATGGACGCCTGGAACTTCGACGTGCGGGCCGTGAAAAAGTCCTGCGTCCACATCGTGAGCAAGGATTTGAAGATTATTCCCTTCGAGACAATGAACATCTTCTACCGCGACCCGGAAAAGCTGGCCCGGTTAGAGGAACTGCGGGCCGAGCGGATAGATATTATTTGA
- a CDS encoding prolipoprotein diacylglyceryl transferase: MTYPVQLALGPLVLPVHLLFEVLAYSLGYRLYQRLRARTTDLISEDHRLWIFVGCAAGALLGSRALGLLEHPELLLHPPGGWLYYFTNKTIVGGLLGGLIGVELTKKHLGVTTSSGDLMVFPIIVGMGLGRVGCHLAGLTDGTFGMPTALPWGIDFGDGIPRHPTNLYEIGWLLVLAAALWLLERRRPLPNGWRFRLFMIGYLLFRLLVEFIKPTPAPSGWGLTAIQWACVAGLGYYGWLWAPRIQQPSSRVN; encoded by the coding sequence TTGACTTACCCCGTTCAACTAGCCCTGGGGCCTTTAGTACTGCCGGTACACCTGCTGTTCGAGGTGTTGGCTTACTCCCTGGGCTACCGGCTCTACCAGCGCCTGCGCGCCCGCACCACCGACCTGATTTCGGAGGACCACCGCCTTTGGATTTTCGTAGGCTGCGCGGCCGGAGCGCTGTTGGGCTCCCGGGCTCTGGGGCTGCTCGAGCATCCGGAGCTGCTGCTGCACCCACCCGGCGGCTGGCTGTACTACTTCACCAACAAAACCATTGTGGGCGGCCTGCTCGGCGGTCTGATCGGGGTGGAGCTAACCAAAAAGCACCTTGGCGTAACTACTTCCAGCGGTGATTTGATGGTATTTCCCATCATCGTGGGCATGGGCCTGGGCCGGGTGGGCTGCCACCTGGCCGGCCTCACCGATGGCACCTTCGGCATGCCAACGGCCCTGCCCTGGGGCATCGACTTCGGCGACGGAATCCCGCGCCACCCTACCAACCTTTACGAAATCGGCTGGCTGCTCGTACTCGCTGCCGCGCTCTGGCTACTGGAGCGCCGCCGGCCGCTGCCCAACGGCTGGCGGTTCCGGCTTTTTATGATAGGTTACCTGCTGTTCCGCTTGCTGGTCGAGTTCATCAAGCCCACGCCCGCCCCGAGCGGCTGGGGCCTTACGGCTATTCAGTGGGCCTGCGTGGCGGGGCTGGGGTATTATGGGTGGCTGTGGGCGCCGAGAATCCAGCAACCAAGTTCACGAGTTAACTAA
- a CDS encoding HAD family hydrolase, whose product MCRRGAAQRPGTGRRALPELRATLEYLRQKYRLFIVSNCQTGYIEAFLEHTQTGEYFEGHQCFGTKNLPKADNIREIVAQFGLQKPAYVGDTEGDHSACRANGLPFLFAAYGFGEAPDFEARLDTFSDLRQLL is encoded by the coding sequence TTGTGCCGTCGAGGAGCTGCGCAGCGCCCAGGAACGGGGCGGCGTGCCCTACCCGAGCTGCGGGCGACGCTGGAGTATCTGCGGCAGAAGTACCGGCTCTTTATTGTCAGCAACTGCCAGACGGGCTATATCGAAGCGTTTCTGGAGCACACCCAGACCGGGGAATACTTCGAGGGCCACCAGTGCTTTGGCACTAAGAACCTACCCAAGGCCGACAATATCCGCGAAATCGTGGCGCAGTTTGGTTTGCAGAAGCCGGCCTACGTGGGCGACACCGAGGGCGACCATAGCGCCTGCCGGGCCAATGGGCTGCCCTTCCTCTTTGCCGCCTACGGTTTCGGCGAGGCACCTGACTTCGAGGCACGGCTCGACACGTTCAGCGACCTGCGGCAGCTGCTGTAG
- a CDS encoding SDR family NAD(P)-dependent oxidoreductase, giving the protein MKRQTRNNWLAAAGAGALMAAATLFVNRRGSYDLNGRVVLITGGSRGLGLVLARQAVVEGARVAICARDADELERARQDLRACGAADEDVLTLAHDITSETEVRSMVAEVETRFGPIDVLINNAGIILGGPLENMDVRDYEECMALHFWAPLHAMYAVLPSMRRRGAGRIVNISSLGGKVALPHLMPYSASKFALVGLSEGFRSELRQYDISVTTVCPGLMRTGSPGHAMVKGQQQKEYAWFSVADSLPGITMSADQAARQIWNACRRGDGEVILSLPAKLLAAFHGLLPGTTTDILSWLNRALPATGESPVANVRRTGYESESAVSRSPLTTLTRKAARENNE; this is encoded by the coding sequence ATGAAGCGACAAACCCGAAACAACTGGCTGGCCGCCGCAGGCGCCGGCGCTCTGATGGCCGCGGCCACGCTGTTCGTCAACCGCCGCGGCTCCTACGACCTCAACGGCCGCGTGGTGCTCATCACCGGCGGCTCCCGCGGCCTGGGCTTGGTGCTGGCCCGGCAAGCTGTGGTGGAAGGGGCCCGGGTAGCCATCTGCGCCCGCGACGCCGACGAGCTGGAGCGCGCCCGCCAGGACCTGCGCGCCTGCGGAGCCGCCGACGAGGACGTGCTGACCCTGGCCCACGACATTACCAGCGAAACCGAGGTGCGGTCCATGGTGGCCGAAGTCGAAACCCGCTTTGGTCCCATTGACGTGCTTATCAACAACGCCGGCATCATCCTGGGCGGCCCGCTCGAAAACATGGACGTGCGCGACTACGAAGAGTGCATGGCTTTGCACTTCTGGGCTCCGCTGCACGCTATGTACGCCGTGCTGCCCAGCATGCGCCGCCGGGGCGCGGGCCGCATCGTGAATATCTCGTCCTTGGGCGGTAAAGTGGCCTTGCCTCACCTGATGCCCTACAGCGCCAGCAAGTTTGCCCTGGTGGGTTTGTCGGAAGGCTTCCGCTCCGAGCTGCGCCAGTACGACATCAGCGTAACCACCGTGTGCCCCGGCCTGATGCGCACCGGCAGCCCCGGCCATGCCATGGTGAAAGGCCAGCAGCAGAAAGAATACGCCTGGTTCAGCGTGGCCGATTCCCTGCCCGGCATCACGATGAGCGCCGACCAGGCCGCTCGTCAGATCTGGAATGCCTGCCGCCGCGGCGACGGGGAAGTTATTCTGTCCTTGCCCGCCAAGCTCCTGGCCGCCTTCCACGGCTTGCTGCCCGGCACCACCACCGACATTCTGAGCTGGCTAAACCGCGCCCTGCCCGCCACCGGCGAAAGTCCGGTCGCCAACGTGCGCCGCACCGGCTACGAGAGTGAGTCGGCCGTCAGCCGCTCTCCGCTCACCACGCTCACTCGCAAGGCCGCTCGGGAAAACAACGAGTAG